Within the Bacteroidota bacterium genome, the region TGTTCCCATGTTCTATATTTGATTTTATCAACCATGGTTCAGAGTTTGTAAACGCGTTCACTCCATTGCCAATTCTTGAGGCATTTTGGAAAGTGTTATCATGAATTACCGGTCTTGAGCCAACCATTGTGATTCCTCACAACTGGCAGTTGGTTATCTGTGAGTTGCGGATAACCGTGTTGTCGGCTCCGTAGTTATAGCTGTAGTATAAACTTATCCCATAGTGGGTATTGTCAATGATCACCCCGTCGATCGTGTCACCCGGACTGATATGACTGTAAATACCACAACTCGCGTTCTTTATTACAGCATTTTTAATCTTCAGGGGCGTTCTGTAAGCATGGATACCGTTTCCCGCTCCCCAGTTCTTTGAGACAAAATCAAACTCTACCTTGTTGTTCTGTGTTCCTTTTACTTCGAGTTCACCATCTTCAACCAATAATCTTCCGGAATTCCGGAAGGTAAGCTTTGTACCGGCACTCACTGTTAGCTTTACTCCTTCCGGAACAATGAGGGTTGTGTCAACTTCGTAAATGCCCTCACTAATAAATTCATCAACCACAAGAGTCCCGCCATGAACAAATCGAGGTTCAAATTTTAACAGAGTTCCGTCCCCGGCATTTAGGTACAAGTCGAAGTTTGAGTTTTTTGTTGTATAATACTTTTGTCCCGTTTTTAGGTTTGTTACTATTATATTGGAACAATGGGAGGCTACAGTTGAATCGATTTTTAAGCGTATAAATCTGTTCGAAGTGTCAGTACCCTGCCAATTACATCTCCTGTTAACGACATAAATATACTTCGCATGTTGATTATATCCTGCCAAATTCGGGTCTTCATCAAAATAACCCGTTTCAACATACGCATCCGCATCTATGCTAATTGCAGAAAAATTTGCACTCGTGGAAGTAGAACATTTTTTTATTCAGGTTACACCACTCTGGTCATTACGGCTCCAACCATCCGCGCCAAGCCATCTGAGGCGCAACAGG harbors:
- a CDS encoding right-handed parallel beta-helix repeat-containing protein, with the translated sequence MAGYNQHAKYIYVVNRRCNWQGTDTSNRFIRLKIDSTVASHCSNIIVTNLKTGQKYYTTKNSNFDLYLNAGDGTLLKFEPRFVHGGTLVVDEFISEGIYEVDTTLIVPEGVKLTVSAGTKLTFRNSGRLLVEDGELEVKGTQNNKVEFDFVSKNWGAGNGIHAYRTPLKIKNAVIKNASCGIYSHISPGDTIDGVIIDNTHYGISLYYSYNYGADNTVIRNSQITNCQL